One segment of Comamonas thiooxydans DNA contains the following:
- a CDS encoding tripartite tricarboxylate transporter substrate binding protein BugE: protein MFKFTATVLAAMAFCGAAQAQGAYPNKPIRLLVPFAAGGTTDLIARIIAEPLSRELGQSVVVENKGGGGGSIGASETARAAPDGYNLGIATVSTTATNPAINPKIPYNVATDFTPIVNIAATPNIIAANPKFAGKDYKSFLAEIKNHPAKYSYASPGLGSITHLMMEMFKLETKTEMTHVPYRGSGPALNDTVAGQVPLIFDNLPSTLPFVKEKRLTALVVAAPQRVAALPDVPTFKEIGLPQVNRMAYYGIVGPKNLPKDVVAKINAAVRKAVQDPNVKKRIEESGSIIMADTPEAFAKQMAEELAVYKNVVQKQNLKMDE, encoded by the coding sequence ATGTTCAAGTTCACAGCCACCGTTCTGGCTGCCATGGCTTTTTGCGGCGCTGCACAGGCACAAGGAGCCTATCCCAACAAGCCCATCCGCCTGCTGGTTCCCTTTGCCGCTGGCGGCACGACCGATCTGATCGCCCGCATCATTGCCGAGCCGCTGAGCCGCGAACTGGGCCAGTCCGTGGTGGTGGAAAACAAGGGCGGCGGCGGCGGCAGCATCGGCGCCTCCGAAACCGCCCGCGCGGCACCCGATGGCTACAACCTGGGCATTGCCACCGTCTCCACCACGGCGACCAACCCGGCCATCAACCCCAAGATTCCCTACAACGTGGCCACCGACTTCACGCCCATCGTGAACATTGCCGCCACGCCCAACATCATTGCGGCCAACCCCAAGTTCGCCGGCAAGGACTACAAGAGCTTCCTGGCCGAGATCAAGAACCATCCCGCCAAGTACTCCTACGCTTCGCCCGGCCTGGGCTCCATCACCCACCTGATGATGGAAATGTTCAAGCTGGAAACCAAGACCGAGATGACCCACGTGCCCTACCGTGGCTCGGGCCCTGCGCTCAACGACACCGTGGCCGGTCAGGTGCCGCTGATTTTCGACAACCTGCCCTCCACTTTGCCCTTTGTGAAGGAAAAGCGTCTCACGGCCCTGGTCGTGGCAGCCCCTCAGCGCGTGGCCGCCCTGCCTGATGTGCCCACCTTCAAGGAAATCGGTCTGCCCCAGGTCAACCGCATGGCGTACTACGGCATCGTCGGCCCCAAGAACCTGCCCAAGGATGTCGTGGCCAAGATCAACGCCGCAGTGCGCAAGGCCGTGCAGGACCCCAACGTGAAGAAGCGCATCGAGGAAAGCGGCTCCATCATCATGGCCGACACCCCCGAAGCCTTTGCCAAGCAGATGGCCGAAGAGCTGGCCGTCTACAAGAACGTGGTGCAAAAGCAGAATCTGAAGATGGACGAATAA